Part of the Longimicrobium sp. genome, ACTTTTCGAGATGAGCTGAATGGCGGATATCGCAGTCGATCTGGGAACCGCGAACACCCTGATCCAGGTCAAGGGGCAGGGAGTCGTCCTCAACGAGCCGTCCGTGGTGGCGGTGGACCGCGCCACCGGCCGCCTCGTCGCCGCCGGGCTGGATGCCAAGCGGATGCTGGGCCGCACGCCGATGGGCGTCATCGCATCGCGTCCCATGCGCGACGGCGTCATCGCGGACGTGGACCAGGTGGAGATGATGCTCCGCCACTACCTGGGCCGCGTGCGCCGCCGCGGGCCCTTCCAGCAGAAGCCGCGCGTGGTGGTCGGCGTCCCGTCCGGCATCACGGAGCTGGAGCGGCGCGCCGTGCGCCAGGCGGTGCTCGCCGCCGGCGCCCGCGAAGTCTTCCTCATCGCCGAGCCCATGGCCGCGGCGATCGGCGTGGGGCTCCCCGTCACCGCCCCCACGGCCAGCATGGTCGTCAACGTCGGCGGCGGCACCACGGAGATCGGCGTCATCGCCCTCTCCGGCCTCGTCGCCGAGCGCTCCGTGCGCGTGGCGGGTAACGAGATGGACGACGCCATCGTCGCCGCCCTCCGAAAGCAGCACAACCTTCTCATCGGCGAAGCGACGGCCGAGGCGATCAAGATGCAGATCGGCTCCGCTCTCCCGCTGCAGGAAGAGCAGGTGATGGACGCCACCGGCCGCGACCTGGTAACGGGGATCCCCGCCAGTGTCCGCCTGCACTCCGAGGAGGTGCGCGAGCTGATCCGCGAGCCGATCCGGGTGATCGTGGCCGCCGTGCGCGCCGCCCTCGAGGTGGCCCCGCCCGAGCTCTCGTCGGACCTGGTGGACAGCGGGATGGTGCTGACGGGCGGCGGCTCGCTGATCCGCGGCCTCGACCGCCTCCTCACCCAGGAAACCGGCCTCCCCGTCCGTCGCGATCCGGACCCCATGACCTGCGTCGTCCGCGGCGCCGGGATGGTGCTCGACGAGTGGTCGAA contains:
- a CDS encoding rod shape-determining protein, encoding MADIAVDLGTANTLIQVKGQGVVLNEPSVVAVDRATGRLVAAGLDAKRMLGRTPMGVIASRPMRDGVIADVDQVEMMLRHYLGRVRRRGPFQQKPRVVVGVPSGITELERRAVRQAVLAAGAREVFLIAEPMAAAIGVGLPVTAPTASMVVNVGGGTTEIGVIALSGLVAERSVRVAGNEMDDAIVAALRKQHNLLIGEATAEAIKMQIGSALPLQEEQVMDATGRDLVTGIPASVRLHSEEVRELIREPIRVIVAAVRAALEVAPPELSSDLVDSGMVLTGGGSLIRGLDRLLTQETGLPVRRDPDPMTCVVRGAGMVLDEWSKYQAVLSL